From a region of the bacterium genome:
- the purD gene encoding phosphoribosylamine--glycine ligase, translated as MRILIIGSGGREHTLVWKMSQSAKVKKIFAAPGNGGMEKIAQCVPVDAADIAGLADFAEREKIDFTVVGPEMPLTLGIVDAFKKKGLRIFGPDKSGARLEGSKIWSKNFMKKYEIPTAGYYVFDNLKKAGEFIEKAEYPLVIKADGLAAGKGVVICDNAEESRGVLSDFMQKNMLGGAGAKVVIEEFLHGEEISIIAVTDGEIILPLPSAKDHKRIYDNDKGPNTGGMGAYSPVPFFNKELEDKINKQVMAPTLRGLKKEGIDYRGVIYFGLIIKGNDPYVLEYNCRFGDPETQAILPGIKSDLFDILDAAESKHLSSFLAKSPVSSSGQKSVCVVIASGGYPGNYEKGKEISGLDELTGKDDIYVFHAGTVKKGNKILTSGGRVLGITALGDSLKDAQKKAYEAVKKIKFENMYYRKDIAGKAI; from the coding sequence ATGGAAAATGAGCCAGAGTGCGAAGGTGAAAAAAATTTTTGCCGCGCCCGGGAACGGCGGAATGGAAAAAATAGCGCAGTGTGTTCCTGTTGACGCGGCTGATATCGCGGGCCTGGCTGATTTCGCGGAAAGAGAAAAAATCGATTTTACGGTTGTCGGCCCTGAAATGCCTTTAACATTGGGGATTGTTGATGCCTTTAAAAAAAAGGGGCTTCGTATTTTTGGACCGGATAAATCCGGCGCCAGGTTGGAAGGCAGTAAAATCTGGTCCAAGAATTTCATGAAAAAATATGAAATCCCGACTGCGGGCTATTATGTTTTCGATAATTTAAAAAAGGCCGGAGAGTTTATTGAAAAAGCCGAATACCCGCTTGTAATTAAAGCGGACGGTTTGGCCGCGGGAAAAGGTGTGGTGATTTGCGATAACGCAGAAGAATCCCGGGGTGTCCTAAGTGATTTTATGCAGAAAAACATGCTTGGCGGTGCGGGCGCAAAAGTCGTCATTGAGGAATTTTTACACGGAGAAGAAATTTCAATTATAGCCGTTACAGACGGAGAAATAATTTTACCCCTCCCCTCGGCTAAGGACCATAAACGGATTTACGACAATGATAAGGGGCCGAATACCGGGGGTATGGGCGCGTATTCTCCCGTCCCGTTTTTTAATAAGGAACTGGAAGATAAAATTAATAAACAGGTAATGGCCCCTACCCTGCGGGGATTAAAAAAGGAAGGGATTGATTACCGCGGTGTTATTTATTTTGGTTTGATAATTAAGGGGAACGACCCTTATGTCCTGGAATATAACTGCCGTTTTGGCGACCCTGAAACACAGGCAATTCTGCCAGGAATAAAGAGTGATTTGTTTGATATCCTTGATGCCGCGGAGAGTAAACACCTGTCTTCCTTTTTAGCAAAAAGTCCGGTTTCATCATCTGGACAAAAATCTGTTTGTGTTGTTATCGCGTCAGGCGGATACCCGGGAAATTATGAAAAAGGGAAAGAAATATCGGGACTGGATGAATTGACCGGCAAAGATGATATTTATGTGTTTCATGCCGGCACAGTAAAAAAAGGCAATAAAATTTTAACAAGCGGAGGCAGGGTGCTGGGGATAACAGCGCTTGGCGATTCATTGAAAGATGCGCAAAAAAAAGCTTATGAGGCTGTTAAGAAAATAAAGTTTGAAAATATGTATTACAGGAAGGACATTGCTGGAAAAGCGATATAA